GAGATCGGTTACGCCAAATTCGCTTAAAACAGGTGTTTCTACCTCTAATAATCCACGATCAGTAAAGAATTCGCGAATATCAGCAATAATTTTTGCACGAGCCAGTAAATTTTTTATTGGAGCAGAAGGTTGCCATAGTGTTTGTTCATCGCTAAGTGCGGTCATTTTTTTCTCCATTTTGGGCACTAAGAGGAATGAGATTATTGTAAACAAGAGCGATTTTTAACTCAATAATCCAATTGAAGGGTTTATAAACGAAAACAGTTATCATCCCAAAATATATAAAAACTAACTTTTTTGAGTTAGATCACACTTTTAGTATTTTATCCGTTTATTCAGGAAAAAAGGTTACTAATTTGTAAACAAAAATGGCAGAATGGTAGCATGTTCCCTATTGCTTTTATTAGGGCGTTTCATTTTTTTACTTTTAATTGGAGGATATCGTGCAAACGGTTAATGTCGATATTGCTATTGTTGGTGCCGGTGGCGGCGGTTTACGTGCAGCAATTGCAGCAGCAGAAGCAAACCCTAACTTAAAGATCGCATTAGTTTCTAAGGTTTATCCTATGCGTAGCCATACGGTTGCAGCAGAAGGTGGTGCGGCCGCAGTAATTAAAGAGGAAGATTCCTACGATAAACACTTCCACGATACCGTTGCTGGTGGTGACTGGTTATGTGAACAAGATGTGGTGGAATACTTCGTTGAACATTCTCCAGTGGAAATGACTCAACTTGAACGTTGGGGTTGCCCTTGGAGCCGTAAAGCAGATGGCGATGTGAACGTGCGTCGTTTCGGTGGGATGAAAATCGAACGTACTTGGTTTGCGGCAGATAAAACGGGTTTCCACTTATTACACACACTTTTCCAAACATCTACTCAATATCCACAAATTCAACGCTTTGACGAGCACTTCGTTTTAGACATCTTAGTTGATGATGGCCACGCTCGCGGTATGGTGGCGATGAATATGATGGAAGGTACACTTATTCAAATCAACGCAAATGCGGTTGTGATTGCAACTGGTGGTGGTTGTCGTGCATTTAAATTCAACACCAACGGCGGTATCGTAACTGGTGATGGTTTATCAATGGCATATCGTCATGGTGTTCCTCTTCGTGATATGGAATTTGTGCAATATCATCCAACCGGCTTACCAAACACCGGTATCTTAATGACTGAAGGTTGTCGTGGTGAAGGCGGTATCTTAGTGAATAAAAACGGCTACCGTTATTTACAAGATTATGGTCTAGGCCCTGAAACCCCAATCGGTAAACCTGAAAACAAATATATGGAACTTGGTCCACGTGATAAAGTTTCACAAGCGTTCTGGCAAGAATGGAAAAAAGGCAACACCTTAAAAACGGCAAAAGGTGTTGATGTGGTTCATCTT
This is a stretch of genomic DNA from Haemophilus parainfluenzae. It encodes these proteins:
- the frdA gene encoding fumarate reductase (quinol) flavoprotein subunit, with the translated sequence MQTVNVDIAIVGAGGGGLRAAIAAAEANPNLKIALVSKVYPMRSHTVAAEGGAAAVIKEEDSYDKHFHDTVAGGDWLCEQDVVEYFVEHSPVEMTQLERWGCPWSRKADGDVNVRRFGGMKIERTWFAADKTGFHLLHTLFQTSTQYPQIQRFDEHFVLDILVDDGHARGMVAMNMMEGTLIQINANAVVIATGGGCRAFKFNTNGGIVTGDGLSMAYRHGVPLRDMEFVQYHPTGLPNTGILMTEGCRGEGGILVNKNGYRYLQDYGLGPETPIGKPENKYMELGPRDKVSQAFWQEWKKGNTLKTAKGVDVVHLDLRHLGEKYLHERLPFICELASAYEGVNPVNEPIPVRPVVHYTMGGIEVDYNSETRIKGLFAVGECASSGLHGANRLGSNSLAELVVLGRVAGEYAAQRAAEAQPANRAAVDAQAQDVVARLEALYNQEGNESWSEIRDEMGTVMEEGCGIYRDQESMQKAVDKIAELKERYKRIRVADRSSVFNTDVLYTVELGYILDVAQSIANSAIERKESRGAHQRLDYTERDDVNYLQHTLAYYNGDDAPRIEYSPVKITKSQPAKRVYGAEAEAAEAAAKAKEQANG